In the genome of Saprospira sp. CCB-QB6, one region contains:
- a CDS encoding TonB-dependent receptor, which yields MKAKKHYLLAIYLLLYSLHLGAQTASLQGYLYDSQAQPIPFAGIGLIEQQKGTASLESGYFYLDGLAPGHFELQIQAIGFQSQSINIELKANDTLKLDSLLLKEDILGLEEVVVSGQLKESFLKNSAVKIQVYRAEYLEQTTAPTNLMQALKLINGVQEVVACGVCFTNSISINGLPGPYTAVLIDGSPAYGNLASVYGLNGIPKNMIDRIEVIKGPNSTLYGSEAMAGVINVITKDPSKQAAVSLDLMGTTHAEAFSNLALSQKLGRLNASLGLQHAYLNRFDDANQDGFGDNIAMDRLSVFGKFTFDRPNNKKASLFAKYYYEDRRNGVEQYTKDRAYQEIRGNDSIYGESIYTQRFELMGSYELPTQAPIRLDYSFSQHHQDSYYGSDGYLAQQRIAYLNALYMPNFGPKHNLTAGLTARYQFYDDNTLVTSKADEQFIPGLWAQHEWKPQGEKWTFLSGLRLDYYEAHGLIPSPRISIKYEPRPYWKIRLNTGTGFRLVNLFAEDHAFVTGNRQLILAEKLAPEQALSSTLNIQRIFNWGQGQGSIDLDAFYTHFINAIIPNYEQANSIIYENLDGYAQSRGLALNLNYGLPAGLQINLGATYQYVFEYRKNEQGLKEKRELEYSPKFSGVLTINYHYKPWNLRAAYTANFTGQMQLPEVYDLDQNGQPLPQARSTRSQAFSIHNLQLTKQFPKRQLDIYLGAQNLFNYRQKSSPLSGLNDPNAAVGFSDYFDTAYAYSPLHGREFYLGIRWNFR from the coding sequence ATGAAAGCTAAAAAACACTACTTATTGGCCATTTACCTTCTCCTATATAGTCTTCATCTTGGTGCACAAACTGCCAGTCTTCAAGGTTATTTATATGATTCCCAAGCTCAGCCGATTCCCTTTGCAGGCATTGGTTTGATTGAACAACAAAAAGGAACTGCTAGTCTTGAGTCTGGTTATTTTTATCTGGATGGATTGGCTCCTGGCCATTTTGAGTTACAGATACAGGCTATTGGCTTTCAAAGCCAATCTATAAACATTGAGCTCAAGGCCAATGACACCCTAAAACTCGATAGTCTCCTCTTGAAAGAGGACATCTTGGGTTTGGAAGAAGTTGTAGTTTCAGGCCAACTCAAAGAGAGCTTTCTCAAAAACTCTGCAGTAAAAATTCAAGTTTACCGTGCAGAGTATCTAGAACAAACTACAGCCCCAACTAACCTTATGCAGGCGCTAAAACTAATTAATGGTGTGCAGGAAGTAGTAGCTTGTGGGGTTTGCTTCACCAATTCCATTAGCATTAATGGCCTACCTGGACCCTATACTGCTGTACTAATAGATGGTAGTCCAGCCTATGGCAATTTAGCCTCGGTCTATGGACTAAACGGCATTCCCAAAAATATGATTGACCGTATTGAGGTGATTAAGGGGCCCAATTCTACGCTTTATGGCTCGGAGGCTATGGCAGGTGTAATTAATGTAATCACCAAAGATCCTAGCAAGCAAGCAGCTGTTTCTCTTGACCTTATGGGAACCACCCATGCCGAGGCTTTTTCTAATTTGGCTCTGTCTCAAAAGTTGGGGCGACTCAATGCCAGTTTGGGCCTACAACATGCCTACCTCAACCGCTTTGATGATGCTAACCAAGACGGCTTTGGCGATAATATTGCGATGGATCGCCTATCTGTTTTTGGAAAATTTACCTTTGATCGGCCCAACAACAAAAAAGCGAGCCTCTTTGCCAAATATTACTATGAGGACCGACGCAATGGCGTGGAACAATACACAAAAGATCGAGCTTATCAAGAGATTCGAGGAAATGACTCCATTTATGGTGAAAGCATTTACACCCAACGCTTTGAACTCATGGGCAGCTATGAGCTTCCGACCCAAGCCCCTATCCGCCTAGATTATAGCTTCAGCCAACACCATCAAGATAGTTATTATGGTAGCGATGGCTATCTGGCCCAACAGCGCATTGCCTACCTCAATGCCCTTTATATGCCTAATTTTGGCCCAAAACATAATTTAACAGCTGGATTAACCGCCCGCTATCAATTTTATGACGACAACACGCTTGTCACGTCCAAAGCCGATGAGCAATTTATTCCTGGACTTTGGGCCCAGCACGAATGGAAACCCCAAGGAGAAAAATGGACCTTCCTCAGCGGCCTTCGACTTGATTATTATGAAGCCCACGGACTTATCCCCTCTCCCAGAATTTCTATAAAATACGAACCTCGCCCCTACTGGAAAATTAGACTGAATACGGGCACAGGCTTTCGCTTGGTCAATCTTTTTGCCGAGGATCACGCCTTTGTTACTGGCAACCGACAACTGATTTTGGCCGAAAAGCTAGCCCCCGAACAAGCCCTAAGCAGCACTCTTAATATTCAACGTATTTTTAATTGGGGGCAGGGACAAGGAAGTATTGATCTAGACGCCTTCTACACCCACTTCATTAATGCCATCATTCCCAATTACGAACAGGCCAATAGCATTATTTATGAAAACTTAGATGGCTATGCTCAAAGTCGAGGCCTCGCCCTCAACCTTAACTATGGGCTGCCTGCTGGCCTCCAAATTAATCTGGGCGCTACCTACCAATATGTTTTTGAATATCGTAAGAATGAGCAAGGCCTAAAAGAAAAAAGGGAACTGGAGTATAGCCCCAAATTCTCTGGGGTATTAACCATCAACTATCACTATAAACCTTGGAATTTACGAGCGGCCTATACTGCCAACTTCACTGGTCAAATGCAATTGCCTGAAGTCTATGATCTGGACCAAAATGGACAGCCCCTTCCCCAAGCTCGCAGCACAAGATCCCAAGCATTCAGCATTCATAACCTTCAACTAACAAAGCAGTTTCCCAAACGACAACTGGATATTTATCTAGGTGCCCAAAATCTTTTTAATTACCGCCAAAAAAGCTCCCCCCTCTCTGGACTCAATGATCCAAATGCAGCAGTAGGATTTAGCGATTATTTCGATACGGCCTATGCCTATAGTCCGCTACATGGCCGAGAGTTTTATCTGGGGATTCGCTGGAATTTTCGTTAA
- a CDS encoding tellurite resistance TerB family protein, whose protein sequence is MEITYDLIKPIILEEKADNSTMVCKFQVEGEVFEGKGNIRIDSKDTGSKVKNMVRRTVMSRMRSSLMRMVRGAVGGGMAGNIASMAGNEVVRANTSHNSFSAAEKKAAVVKAFERVAFNFYYDEESKSWKIARRLSEFEKRLKATPLTTAYDKKTLARMLIEMAKADGQIAAEEKEFFQSFLDDDTGSFAQVMREAPLSRVELEEVSTEGRENIFMITVAVALSDKDFDQSEKDKLYEYAEMMSFEEKKRDDLIKLAQDYTIENAIHASGNMSREEVYQFADQIGMDRSEAERAQIRMSKRLG, encoded by the coding sequence ATGGAAATTACTTATGACTTAATCAAGCCGATTATTCTAGAAGAAAAGGCTGACAATAGCACTATGGTTTGCAAATTCCAAGTAGAAGGAGAAGTCTTTGAAGGAAAGGGCAACATTCGTATTGACTCGAAGGATACCGGTAGCAAGGTGAAAAATATGGTTCGCCGTACCGTAATGAGCCGTATGCGCTCTTCTTTGATGCGTATGGTTCGTGGTGCTGTTGGTGGCGGTATGGCTGGTAACATTGCCTCTATGGCAGGAAACGAAGTAGTGCGTGCGAATACTTCTCACAATAGTTTTTCGGCTGCCGAAAAAAAGGCCGCTGTAGTGAAGGCTTTTGAGCGTGTAGCCTTCAACTTTTACTATGATGAGGAAAGTAAAAGCTGGAAAATTGCTCGTCGTCTTTCTGAGTTTGAAAAACGTCTAAAAGCAACTCCATTAACTACCGCTTACGATAAGAAAACTTTGGCCCGCATGCTCATCGAAATGGCAAAAGCCGATGGTCAAATTGCTGCCGAAGAAAAAGAATTCTTCCAAAGCTTTTTGGATGATGATACGGGTAGTTTTGCTCAAGTTATGCGTGAAGCCCCTCTGTCTCGAGTAGAATTGGAGGAAGTATCTACAGAAGGTCGCGAAAATATTTTCATGATTACTGTAGCCGTAGCCCTTTCTGATAAAGATTTTGACCAATCTGAAAAAGATAAGCTCTACGAATATGCCGAAATGATGAGCTTTGAAGAGAAAAAGCGCGATGATCTCATTAAATTGGCCCAAGATTATACCATTGAAAATGCGATTCACGCCTCTGGCAATATGTCTCGCGAAGAAGTATATCAGTTTGCTGATCAAATTGGAATGGACCGCTCTGAGGCCGAACGTGCTCAAATCCGCATGTCTAAACGCCTAGGCTAA
- the proS gene encoding proline--tRNA ligase, producing MAKEITAQQEDYSQWYLDIVKKANLAANSKVRGCMVIKPYGYAVWEKMRDDLDRRFKETGHQNAYFPLLIPKSFLSKEAEHVEGFAKECAVVTHHRLMNDPEGQGVVVDPDAKLEEELIIRPTSETIIWDTYRDWISSYRDLPLLINQWANVMRWEMRTRFFLRTAEFLWQEGHTAHATQEEAVAEARQMLEVYANFAEEILAMPVYKGEKTAYERFAGAEDTYTIEALMQDGKALQAGTSHFLGQNFAKAFDVKYLNEKNKEEYVWATSWGVSTRLMGALIMTHSDDEGLVLPPRIAPTQVVIIPIPKPNDEIDAVVTQIMDELKALDISVKYDDDRKRRPGFKFAEHEMHGIPVRLALGKRDLANGQIEVARRDTKEKMSYPLEGLAQSIKNLLDDIQTNLFNKAKARLDEGTHIVNNWEEFVDVIENKGGFAYAYWDGTTETELKIKELTGATSRCIPLETPAGAEEVAEPKCVLTGAPAKARVLFAKAY from the coding sequence ATGGCAAAGGAGATTACCGCCCAACAAGAAGACTACTCTCAGTGGTACTTAGACATTGTTAAAAAGGCCAATCTAGCCGCTAATTCCAAAGTGCGCGGCTGTATGGTTATTAAGCCTTATGGCTATGCTGTTTGGGAAAAGATGCGCGACGATTTGGACCGCAGATTTAAAGAAACAGGTCACCAAAATGCCTATTTCCCACTCCTTATCCCCAAAAGCTTTTTGTCTAAAGAAGCAGAACATGTAGAGGGCTTTGCCAAAGAATGCGCCGTGGTCACTCACCACCGCCTCATGAATGATCCCGAAGGCCAGGGTGTAGTAGTAGACCCCGACGCCAAACTAGAAGAAGAGCTGATCATCCGCCCCACTTCCGAAACGATTATCTGGGACACTTATCGCGACTGGATCTCTTCTTATCGCGACCTCCCTCTACTCATTAACCAATGGGCCAATGTGATGCGCTGGGAAATGCGTACCCGCTTTTTCCTCCGTACCGCAGAGTTCCTTTGGCAAGAAGGACATACCGCCCACGCTACTCAAGAGGAAGCCGTGGCCGAAGCCCGCCAAATGCTAGAAGTTTACGCTAACTTTGCCGAGGAGATCCTCGCTATGCCTGTCTATAAAGGCGAAAAAACAGCCTACGAACGCTTTGCCGGTGCCGAAGACACCTATACTATCGAGGCCCTTATGCAAGACGGCAAAGCTCTGCAAGCCGGTACATCTCACTTCCTAGGTCAAAATTTTGCCAAGGCCTTTGATGTGAAATACCTCAACGAAAAGAATAAAGAAGAATACGTTTGGGCCACCTCTTGGGGCGTTTCTACCCGCCTAATGGGCGCGCTCATTATGACGCATTCCGATGATGAAGGCCTGGTCCTTCCTCCTCGCATCGCCCCCACTCAAGTGGTCATCATTCCTATTCCCAAACCCAATGATGAAATTGATGCCGTTGTCACCCAAATCATGGACGAACTCAAAGCACTTGACATTAGCGTGAAGTATGATGACGACCGCAAACGCCGCCCTGGCTTCAAGTTCGCCGAACATGAGATGCACGGTATCCCCGTCCGCCTCGCTCTCGGTAAACGCGACCTTGCCAATGGCCAAATTGAAGTGGCCCGCCGCGATACCAAAGAAAAAATGAGCTACCCCCTCGAAGGCCTAGCCCAAAGTATCAAAAACCTACTCGACGATATCCAAACTAACCTTTTCAATAAGGCCAAAGCCCGCCTAGACGAAGGAACTCATATCGTAAACAACTGGGAGGAGTTTGTCGATGTAATCGAAAATAAAGGCGGTTTTGCCTATGCCTACTGGGATGGGACCACCGAAACCGAGCTCAAAATTAAGGAACTCACTGGCGCCACTAGCCGCTGTATCCCTCTAGAAACTCCAGCCGGCGCCGAGGAAGTTGCCGAGCCCAAATGCGTGCTCACAGGCGCTCCCGCCAAAGCAAGAGTGCTTTTTGCCAAAGCTTATTAG
- a CDS encoding serine/threonine protein kinase, with the protein MKNQALPIFLAFFAIFLMGPQAWAQYDDIYFDGEEEPVAQQQNYQEPPTTYDQNSYDRPEQEYVDARYDNAYAARIRRFHRPARGFNYYSNYYVDSYWYNPYAPGMNIYCYNSYRPRRWRRWGWSYSYGWGYSNSYYDPWYNPYNNWGYNPYNNWGWGYNPYRRAYNQGYWNGYHNGYYGGGNNWYYESSAPNAANYVTTRYSRGSDPNIQRSRTRAVSGYDTHQRQVAPASLHTSGVMTPNRSRGSDLGTVNSGGNNGRSNPQTQTAVPNTGRSRGSDLGTVNSGGNSGRSNPQTQTAVPNTGRSRGSDLGTVNSGGNSGRSNPQTQTAVPNTGRSRGSDLGTVNSGGNSGRSNPQTQTAVPNTGRSRGSDLGGMNNNRTNRSNRPTRSYNNSSRSSSPSRSSSRSSSRTNSSSRSSSKSSGRSRGR; encoded by the coding sequence ATGAAAAATCAAGCACTCCCTATTTTCTTGGCCTTCTTCGCCATCTTTTTAATGGGGCCCCAAGCTTGGGCCCAATACGATGACATTTATTTTGATGGAGAAGAGGAGCCTGTGGCTCAGCAGCAGAACTATCAGGAGCCGCCTACGACTTACGATCAGAATAGTTATGATCGTCCGGAGCAAGAATACGTTGATGCTCGCTATGATAATGCTTATGCGGCTCGTATTCGTCGATTTCATCGTCCTGCTCGGGGTTTTAATTATTACAGTAATTATTATGTAGATAGTTATTGGTACAACCCTTATGCCCCTGGGATGAACATTTATTGTTACAATAGCTATCGTCCTCGTCGTTGGAGACGTTGGGGCTGGAGTTATAGTTATGGTTGGGGGTACAGTAATTCTTATTATGATCCTTGGTATAACCCCTACAATAACTGGGGGTATAACCCTTATAACAATTGGGGCTGGGGCTATAATCCTTATAGAAGAGCTTATAATCAAGGGTATTGGAATGGTTACCATAATGGTTATTATGGAGGAGGAAACAACTGGTATTATGAAAGCTCTGCGCCTAATGCGGCCAATTATGTAACGACTCGTTACAGTCGTGGTAGTGATCCTAATATTCAAAGAAGTCGAACTCGAGCAGTAAGTGGGTATGACACTCATCAGCGACAAGTTGCGCCAGCATCCTTGCATACTAGTGGGGTGATGACTCCTAATCGTTCAAGAGGGAGTGATTTGGGGACAGTGAATAGTGGAGGAAATAATGGTCGGAGCAATCCTCAGACGCAAACGGCTGTGCCGAATACGGGTCGTTCAAGAGGGAGTGATTTGGGGACAGTGAATAGTGGAGGAAATAGTGGTCGGAGCAATCCTCAGACGCAAACGGCTGTGCCGAATACGGGTCGTTCAAGAGGGAGTGATTTGGGGACAGTGAATAGTGGAGGAAATAGTGGTCGGAGCAATCCTCAGACGCAAACGGCTGTGCCGAATACGGGTCGTTCAAGAGGGAGTGATTTGGGGACAGTGAATAGTGGAGGAAATAGTGGTCGGAGCAATCCTCAGACGCAAACGGCTGTGCCGAATACGGGGCGTTCAAGAGGGAGTGATTTGGGCGGAATGAATAACAATCGTACGAATAGAAGCAATCGTCCTACTCGTTCATATAATAACTCATCTCGTTCCTCATCTCCTTCTCGCTCCTCTAGTAGAAGTAGCAGTCGAACGAATAGTTCTTCTCGTTCTTCCTCAAAATCTTCTGGTAGAAGTAGAGGTCGTTAA
- a CDS encoding S8 family serine peptidase, which yields MTWNWKSKVAGIGFLALSLSLQAQAPAEKAPENWFNLDLTEDKVHGVSTEKAYKELLKDKKPKKKVLVAVIDSGVDPEHEDLKDVMWVNPNEIAGNGIDDDKNGYVDDIHGWNFIGGADGKNVNYENLELTRLYRELKAKKKLNKKEKAFFEKIKEEYETRRKEMKQRKSQYGMILDAFKLVEKELGTDDFSAEDLEKIPEDASDDLKQAVAMLAPTLAQVPSKDLKEQLEGAVNYFSMNVDYFLNEDFDPRPTVGDNYQKQSERFYGNNDVYGPDAQHGTHVAGIIAAVRTNDLGMMGVADNVEIMSIRTVPNGDERDKDVANAIRYAVDNGADIINMSFGKAYSYNKKIVDKAVKYAAKKGVLLVHAAGNDNKNTDVEYNFPTAFYQKGKDSYKRGPKEADNWIEVGALSWKGAADAPAVFSNYGASTVDIFAPGVDIYSTVPEGEYEALSGTSMAAPVVAGVAALVKAYYPELTGQELKECLEKSIVLVDYEVNKPGTNELVKFSDLCKKGGVVNAYKALELAEKMVKEKK from the coding sequence ATGACTTGGAATTGGAAATCTAAAGTAGCAGGGATTGGCTTTTTGGCCCTTTCTCTTAGCCTACAGGCTCAGGCCCCAGCAGAAAAAGCTCCTGAAAACTGGTTCAACTTGGACCTCACAGAAGATAAAGTACATGGAGTAAGCACTGAAAAAGCATACAAGGAACTCCTAAAAGACAAAAAGCCTAAGAAAAAAGTCTTGGTTGCCGTGATTGACTCTGGCGTAGATCCCGAACATGAAGACCTCAAAGACGTGATGTGGGTAAACCCCAACGAAATTGCGGGTAATGGCATTGACGATGACAAAAACGGCTATGTAGACGATATCCATGGCTGGAACTTTATTGGCGGCGCCGATGGCAAAAACGTCAATTATGAAAACTTGGAACTCACTCGCCTCTACCGCGAACTCAAAGCCAAGAAAAAACTCAACAAAAAGGAAAAAGCCTTTTTTGAAAAAATCAAAGAAGAATACGAAACTCGCCGCAAAGAGATGAAGCAACGCAAATCTCAATACGGCATGATCCTCGACGCCTTCAAATTGGTAGAAAAAGAACTCGGTACAGACGATTTTAGCGCTGAAGACCTCGAAAAGATTCCTGAAGATGCTAGCGACGACCTCAAGCAAGCCGTTGCAATGCTAGCTCCTACCCTAGCTCAGGTACCTAGCAAAGACTTGAAAGAACAACTAGAAGGTGCTGTAAACTACTTCAGCATGAATGTAGATTACTTCCTCAACGAGGACTTTGATCCCCGTCCCACTGTTGGCGATAACTACCAAAAACAATCTGAACGCTTCTACGGAAACAATGATGTTTATGGCCCCGATGCCCAACACGGTACGCACGTAGCCGGTATCATCGCCGCCGTTCGCACAAATGACCTTGGGATGATGGGCGTAGCCGATAATGTAGAAATCATGTCCATCCGCACCGTTCCTAACGGAGATGAGCGCGATAAAGATGTGGCTAACGCTATCCGCTATGCCGTAGATAATGGCGCCGACATTATCAACATGAGCTTTGGTAAAGCTTACTCTTACAACAAAAAAATTGTTGATAAAGCCGTAAAATATGCCGCTAAAAAAGGTGTTCTACTCGTGCATGCCGCTGGTAACGACAACAAAAACACGGATGTAGAATATAACTTCCCCACGGCCTTCTACCAAAAAGGAAAAGACTCTTACAAGCGCGGCCCCAAAGAAGCCGATAACTGGATCGAAGTTGGTGCCCTTTCTTGGAAAGGCGCCGCAGACGCTCCCGCTGTTTTCTCTAACTACGGCGCTAGCACAGTAGATATTTTCGCCCCTGGTGTAGACATTTACTCTACAGTTCCTGAAGGAGAATACGAAGCCCTAAGCGGTACCAGTATGGCCGCTCCCGTTGTGGCTGGTGTTGCCGCTTTGGTTAAAGCTTACTATCCCGAACTCACTGGCCAAGAACTCAAAGAATGCCTAGAGAAATCAATCGTTCTTGTTGACTATGAAGTGAACAAACCTGGTACAAACGAACTTGTCAAGTTCTCTGACCTTTGTAAAAAAGGCGGTGTAGTTAACGCTTATAAAGCACTCGAACTAGCCGAAAAAATGGTTAAAGAGAAGAAATAA
- a CDS encoding 3-oxoacyl-ACP synthase III family protein: MTQVRSKIAGIGHYVPKNVISNKDLTEVMETSDEWIQERTGIQERRYVDRYKENTTTQAVKAAEIAIERAGITKDDIDFIVFATLSPDYYFPGCGVLLQRELGIKSHIGALDIRNQCSGFVYSLSVADQFIKTGMYKNILVVGSETHSAGLDFSTRGRNVTVIFGDGAGAVVLQPTTKEGQGILSTHLHAQGEHAERLAYINPGAHGGIFTGETDDFHLDSAWDSMLITPEMVEAGHIYPNMDGPFVFKNAVVRFPEVIMEALQANQKGVEEIDMLIPHQANLRIAQFVQKRMGLSDEKVYNNIQKYGNTTAASIPIALCEAWEEGKIKEGDLVCLAAFGSGFTWASALIEW, encoded by the coding sequence ATGACGCAAGTACGCAGTAAAATTGCTGGAATTGGGCATTATGTTCCCAAGAATGTAATCAGCAATAAGGACCTCACAGAGGTGATGGAGACCAGTGATGAGTGGATTCAGGAGCGCACAGGTATTCAGGAGCGCCGTTATGTAGACCGTTATAAGGAGAATACCACTACACAGGCGGTAAAGGCTGCAGAAATTGCGATTGAGCGGGCAGGAATCACTAAAGATGATATTGACTTTATTGTTTTTGCGACTTTGAGTCCTGATTATTATTTCCCTGGTTGTGGGGTATTATTGCAGCGCGAATTGGGCATTAAGAGTCATATTGGGGCTTTAGATATTCGCAATCAGTGTTCTGGTTTTGTATATAGCTTGTCGGTAGCCGATCAGTTTATCAAAACGGGCATGTATAAAAATATTTTGGTTGTCGGTTCTGAGACGCATTCTGCGGGCTTAGACTTTAGCACCAGAGGTCGTAATGTGACGGTTATTTTTGGTGATGGTGCTGGAGCGGTAGTCTTGCAACCAACCACTAAAGAAGGCCAAGGTATTTTGTCTACGCATTTGCATGCTCAGGGAGAACATGCCGAGCGTTTGGCTTACATTAACCCGGGTGCACATGGTGGAATTTTCACAGGGGAGACTGATGATTTCCATTTGGACAGTGCTTGGGATTCTATGCTCATTACGCCAGAGATGGTAGAAGCTGGACATATTTACCCCAATATGGATGGTCCCTTTGTCTTTAAAAATGCGGTAGTTCGTTTTCCTGAAGTCATTATGGAAGCCCTACAAGCTAACCAGAAAGGGGTAGAAGAAATTGATATGTTGATTCCTCACCAAGCGAATTTGCGTATTGCTCAGTTTGTACAAAAACGCATGGGGCTAAGCGATGAGAAAGTGTACAACAACATTCAAAAGTATGGCAATACCACTGCTGCTTCTATTCCAATTGCACTTTGCGAAGCTTGGGAAGAAGGCAAGATCAAAGAAGGTGATTTAGTTTGTTTGGCTGCCTTTGGTAGCGGATTTACCTGGGCTTCTGCCTTGATTGAGTGGTAA